A single window of Nocardia sp. NBC_01327 DNA harbors:
- a CDS encoding peptidoglycan recognition protein family protein, producing the protein MSWTGDPVWLADALREAGLRVIEHDGWRDRGHGDFGDLRGVLCHHTAGGGTDDWRIVEYGRPDLEGPLAQLVLERDGTYRVIAVGVCWHAGRGSWPGWPTNNANYHTIGIEAVSRGDGTDWTPVQLDAYRRGCAAILRRIGRNADDCVAHREYSSEGKIDPYGIDMDAFRADVQALIDGEDAAMSAAEVTRIQDFITAFCGPISSDVKDIREQLCGQGQRDGAEYAGWPQLGNRTLVDAIAEALTRLEKLEK; encoded by the coding sequence ATGTCTTGGACAGGCGATCCGGTATGGCTGGCAGATGCGCTGCGCGAAGCCGGATTACGAGTAATCGAACATGACGGCTGGCGTGACCGCGGGCACGGCGACTTCGGCGACCTGCGCGGTGTGCTCTGCCACCACACCGCGGGCGGCGGCACCGATGACTGGCGCATCGTCGAATACGGTCGGCCCGACCTCGAAGGCCCACTGGCCCAACTGGTTCTGGAGCGGGACGGCACCTACCGCGTGATCGCAGTAGGCGTCTGCTGGCACGCCGGGCGCGGCTCCTGGCCCGGCTGGCCGACCAACAACGCCAACTACCACACCATCGGCATCGAAGCCGTTTCCCGAGGAGACGGAACCGACTGGACCCCAGTACAACTCGACGCCTACAGGCGCGGCTGCGCCGCCATACTCCGCCGCATCGGCCGCAATGCCGACGACTGTGTAGCCCACCGCGAGTACAGCTCCGAAGGAAAGATCGACCCCTACGGCATCGACATGGACGCGTTCCGCGCCGATGTCCAGGCCCTTATCGATGGAGAGGACGCCGCCATGAGCGCCGCCGAAGTCACCCGGATCCAGGATTTCATCACCGCGTTCTGCGGCCCGATCAGTAGCGATGTCAAGGACATTCGCGAGCAGCTGTGCGGGCAGGGCCAGCGCGACGGCGCCGAATACGCCGGTTGGCCCCAGCTCGGTAATCGCACCCTCGTCGATGCTATCGCCGAGGCGCTCACGCGCCTGGAGAAGCTCGAGAAGTAG